The genomic stretch TGGCCTGACGCTGGAGGGGATGGTGCTGCGCTTCTGACAGCACTTCACGCGGCACGCCCTCTCAGAGCGACATTGCTGAAAGGGTTCGGGGACTCCACAGCAAAGGACAAACCTTACCTGAGTAGTCCAATGAAATCGCCTCTCAACACCAATGCTTGTCTAGAGCGACTGCCTGGACAACCCAAGCCCCAATCCGACGGAATTTTCACGACACCTATGCAATTTTGAAATCGGCCTCGAAATCCATTGAACCCAGCCTACAGACGAACAGCCTCACTTTGCCATCCATTGAGCTGCATTAGGGGTAGGCGTTCCTCATCATCAGCCCATCTGGAAAATGAACCCAAATCCAAACCTCTCCAAGGCCGTAGCTCTTGGTCCCTAATCCAAGTGACCGCGAACCCGGGACAGGCGGACCTCAATGGCAATGGATTCGGGGATGCCTGCGAGCCTGCCTCCGCCGCGACCGACGTGTCAGCGACGATTTCCGCCTCGCCATCGACAGCACAAGTGGGCTCCAACCTCACGCTGACGCTCACCGTGACAAATGGCGGAACCCGTCCCGAAGGTCAGGTCTTCCTCTCACAGCTCCTACCCGACGGCGTGACCTTCGTCGCTGTGACGTCCTCGCAGGGAGGCTGCCAACGCAACGGTTCGGCGGTAGGCTGTGATCTGGGGGCATTGGGCGCGAGCGCCAGCTTGACCGTGACGGTGGTCTTGCAGCCGCTGAGCATTGGGATCATCACCACCTCCGTGGAGGGTACCAGGTCGCTGGTGGAAATCGGTCCAAGTCCTATGTCCACCGGGGGCTCCTATTCCGCCTAGTCAGCGAGGCCGTCGGTGAGACTGGAATCAAAGGTGCGAAGGGGGTTGAGAACAGCCGCATTGCTCCTGCTCCTCGCCGGAGGATGCCGGAGCCCATCCCTGCTCACCGACGGGCGAACCCATGAAGCCCTCCCCGGACCGGAAGCCTCACCCGCCAGGCGCATGGGCGGAGGGCCCTGGCTGCTTCAGGTCCGCAAACAGGACTTGTGGGTCCGCACCCCTGCTGGGGACAGCGAGTACGCACTGACACGGACCGGGCGGGTGGTGGCCACCCGCCCCTACGGAAACGGGCTGGGATGGAGCGGCGTCGCCATCTCTCCCGATGGGCGCCAGGTGGCCTATGTCGAACGCCCGGAAGCGCAGGAGCACGCATCCCCGGGCCGATGGGCCCTCCTGTGGATCGTCAATTCGGATGGCTCGGGTCGACGCATGCTGCTGGACCTTCGCGAGCACGCGCTGACTCCGGGGCCGTTCCGCGCGGGCCCCATCCTCTGGTCCTCGGATGGCGCCCGGATCGCATTCTCCCTGGAGTCCTTCGCGCGAACCGGTCCGGAGTCGCGGCCCTGCCCGCTCGCGGAGGTCCACACTGTGGAGGTGGGTTCGGGCAAGGTGGAGCGGCTCTTCGAGAGTCCAACGCACGGGATGCTCACCCCCCGAGGGTGGAGCGCACAGGGGACCGTCTCCTTCTCGCTGCTCTCCTGTGAGGCAACCGCCGAGGTCGGGAAGGACGGCCGCTTCTTCGAATTTGAGCCAGGAAGAGGCATACGAGACACGCACGCGCGCGGTGCGGTTTCCTCCGACGGGGTGCATACGCTCCTGCTGCCATCGACACCGGAAGCCGGGGTTCCCACCGCCTTGCTGGATGGAAGGAAGGTGGATGCCCCTTCCGAGGTCGACACCCGACTCCTGCGCCACGTGGCCTGGATGCAGCACCAACCCGTGGCCTATCTCACGACCTACTCAGGACAGCCTCGCTCCTGCACCTTCGACCGTGTGCCCGCGCCAGCGCTCTTCCAGGCGAACTTCGACGCGTCGCGACCGGGCATCGAGCCGAGAACGGGACTGGGTGGACTCATGGTCGTCGCGTTCTCACCCGACGACGCACACGTCCTCGCCGCGACGGTCCTGCTGCGCTCCCAGGCAAGCGAGGTGTGCTGGCCGGACACCTTCGATTCGCTCCTGGTGATGGAACGCGTCCAGATGGAGAACAGCCCCACCCTGACCGCGCTCTCCGCTTCCAGCATCCGGCTCGACGTGCCGGCATCGCAGATGGGACCAGAGCTTCAGGGCTTCGTGGGCTGGGTGCGGTAGCACTCGAACCCACGAAGAACGCAATTTTTCGGCTCGGCCTTGCAAGTAACGCCTCACGACCATGCGCTGGTGCCGGAAGGCGTCTTCGTGCCAGGGGAGGGCGGCGTGCGCTTCGAGGCGTTGCCGCCGCCCACGCAAGGACGTGCATGCCAACGACAGGCAGGGACTGGAACGGCGATGCCGCTACGGGGCGCGCGGTGCGCTGGCGCTGGAGCGGCTGTCACGAGCGGAGGACGGCCGCATCGCCTCTCGGATGAAGCGCCCGCTGCCGGACGGCACCACGCACCTGGTCACGGCGAGCTTCATCCAGAACCCTCATGCGCCGCCGGACACCTCCTGCCTCGCGGCGATGTCGCCGGTGCCCTTCGATGACCGCGGCGCGGCGCGCATCTACTTCGGCGCCGCCTTCACCAGCGTCTGGGACAACCCCGCGGCGCCCTGAGGACACCGGACCCGTCGTTGCTCAGGCGGGCCCGGCGACGCAGTAGACGTCGAAGCTGATGGTCGACCCCGCCCGTGCACCGCTGGGCCAGCCGATGATCCAGGACCATTCGTTGTAGCCCACGGGCGTGATGTCCAGACGGGGCCCATCACCGAGCACGACCATTCCAATCTTGGCGGCGACGTTGGGGAGGAACCCACCGCTCGTGGCGACCGGGTAGGCCGCCGGGCACGCGTAGTGGAAGAACTGGTCGACCTGACCGGTGGGAATGGTGAGCGTGTACCTTCCCTGCCAGCCTTTGCCGCCAGGGATTGCGTGGCTCACGCCAGGCAGGGTCACACCCAGGGCCACGGCCCCGGTGAGCACGAACGTGAGAAGAGAACGGCTCCTGCGGCGCGCGGCCACTTCACGGGGGCTGAATGGCGACAGGCTCATGATGACTCCAGTGATTGATTGTTTTGCTGCTTTGGCTGACTAGTCAGTTCTTGGGCAAGGTGCGCTTCCTTGCGTTGTCTGTCAAGCGAATGGGATTGGTTTTGGATTGGAGGGAAACGCGTACGTGATTGTGCTTACGGATGTCTCACTAGCGCGTTTCCCTGAGGTGGCGCCGTCCTGCTCACTGCATCATTTGATGTAGGGCTGGATGGTGAAGACCTGGCTGGGAGAGTCCGTGCAGTTTCCCGCCAGGTCGCACGCCCTCACGAACCAGGTGTGCTCGACGTAGTCCAGGAACTCCTCCAGGTAGAGCACCGAGTCCGAATTGGAGACCGCGTACTCCTGGTCATCGATGACCACCGTGTATTGGACGTAGTGCTGGGCGTCGTAGGCGGGAACCCACTCGAAGATGTAGAGAGGATTTTCCCAGACGACTTCCTCGAGAGACGGCGCCAGGAGGAAGGGCGCGGTCGGCGCCTGGAGGTCCACGGAGAAGGACGCCCAGACGCTGCTCGTGCACTGCGCGCTGGCATCGCAGGCGGTGACCCGCCAGGTGTGGGCGCCCTCGGCGAGGTCCACCATGGGCGTGTACCGCGTCACCGCTCCCCCGAGCGTCACCGGCGTGCCCCCGCTCCATTCGAGGACATACGACGCGATGCCCACGTCGTCCGTGGCGGGCGCCCAGGAGCACTCGGGTCGAGGGGTGGCGACATAGGTGCTTCCCGTGGGGGCCAGGGGCGCCGGGGCGGTGAGCTGCGTTCCGACGATCTCGAACGAGCGGACCGGCGTCGACCCGCAGTGGTCGAAGCGGTCACACGCGGTGACAATCACGAAGTGGACGCCCGGTGACAGGTCGGCGGTCAGGACATGGGAGGTGACGCTCCCTCCAAGGGTGATGGCGGCTCCGCCATCAGTGCGCAATTGCTGGTGCGTGACGCCCGTGGCGTCTTGCGCGGCCTGCCAGGAGAACGTCGGCCGGGTCGCGGTGAGCGCGCCTTCCGCGGGAGCCTTCTATGCGCGATTTCGGCTTGGAATCTCCGCGCTGCTTCTGTGCGCGTGTGGTGGCCCGCTTGAAATGGACGGCATCGTCGGATCGTTCATCCCCGCGACCCGCGCCCGCTGCATCCGCCTGCGCAGCAAGACCGACAACGGCGGGCTGCCGCTGAGTCTGACCGAGCTCTCGCTGTGGTGACGCCGTCCCCAAGGCATCGGTGCGCTGGCTGAGCGATGGCGCATCCCTGCGGTCGACGGTCGAGATACCAAGAGTGCGCTTGCGGGGCGAGCGGGCGGACGAGCGGACGCTGTCAGGGCGCAAGGCAGCTCGAGCGTTGACATCCACGGTCAAGTCTGGTGAATGTTTGACCCCATAGGAATCCGTTCTCGCGCGCTCAGCTATGCGAAACGCTCCTGCGTCGATGGCGCCCTCGCTCGCGTCCGACGTTCCTTGCCCCGGCCTCTGCGCCGCTCGGCATTCCATCCACCCGGAGTCCACGGACTCCGGTGCATGGGGCGCGTGCGCCCACGTGCATGAACCTGCGGGACGATCGCCGGCGCCCAGGTGCGCCGGGCAGCTCCCCTGCTCGAGGTGTGTCCAGATGGCTCTTCGTGTCGCGATCATCGGAGCTGGCCCCAGCGGCTTGGCCCAGTTGCGTGCGTTTGAATCCGCTGCCCGCAAGGGAGCGGAGATCCCGGAAATCGTCTGCTTCGAGAAGCAGGAGGATTGGGGCGGGCTCTGGAACTACACGTGGAGGACCGGCCTGGGACGCTACGGCGAGCCGGTGCACGGCAGCATGTACCGGCACCTGTGGTCGAACGGTCCGAAGGAGGCGCTCGAGTTCGCCGACTACTCCTTCGACGAGCACTTCGGCCGGCCGATCCCGTCCTATCCGCCGCGCGAGGTGCTCTACGACTACATCCGCGGGCGGGTGGAGAAGTGCGACGTCCGCAAGTACATCCAGTTCAACACCATCGTTCGTTGGCTCTCCTGGTCCGAGGAGACCCGGAAGTTCACCGTGGTGGTCGACGACCTCGCCAAGCGCGAGGTCCGCGAGGAGTCGTTCGACCGGGTGGTGAACGCAACCGGCCACTTCTCCACGCCGAACGTGCCCTTCTTCGAGGGCATCGACTCCTTCCCCGGTCGCGTGCTGCACGCGCACGACTTCCGCGGCGCCGAGGAGTTCGCGGGAAAGAATCTCCTGCTGATCGGGAGCAGCTACTCCGCCGAGGACATCGGCGTGCAGTGCCACAAGCTGGGCGTGAAGTCGGTGACCATCAGCTACCGGTCCGCCCCCATGGGCTTCAGGTGGCCCAAGGGCATGAAGGAGGTACCATTGGTGAAGCGGTTCGAGGGGAACCGCGCGCACTTCGCGGATGGGACCTCCGCGACGCTCGATGCGGTCATCCTGTGCACGGGTTACCAGCACAAGTACCGCTTCCTTCCCAATGCGCTGCGCCTGGAGAGCCACAACCGGCTCTACCCGCCGGGGCTCTACAAGGGCGTGTTCTGGCAAGGCCAGCCGGAGCTCGCCTACCTGGGGATGCAGGACCAGTACTACACCTTCAACATGTTCGACGCCCAGGCATGGCTGGTGCGCGACGTGATCATGGGGTGCACCGCGCTGCCGTCCGCCGAGGAGCGCGAGGCGGACATCGCGGCGTGGGTCGAGCGTGAGGAGGGGATCCAGGATTCGTTCGGGGCGGTGGACTTCCAAACCGCCTACATCCGGGACCTGCTCGACCGCACCGACTACCCGGGCTTCAGCGTGGAGAAGGTCGCGGAGCTGCTGAAGCAGTGGCTGCGCGACAAGCAGGAGGACATCCTCGGCTACCGCGACCGCACCTTCACGTCGCTCGTTACCGGCACCCGCGCCACGCCGCACCGTCGCAAGTGGATGGACGAGCTGGACGACTCGGCGGAGAACTTCCTCGCCGAGGCCCCGGTGCTCAGGGCCGGGTGAGGGGCCCCGGAGGGATGGGCCCCGGCGCCGGGGCCGCGCGGCCAAGAAGCGTCGCTCGACGATGACCTCCTTAGGCCTTCCGCTGCCGGCATCCCTACAGGCGGCAAAGGGCGTTTCCGTGCAGGCATTGGCGTAGACGGGGCGACAGGTCCGCAGCGGTGGACCCGGCGGCGTGGAGGGCCTCGTCTTCGGCGGAGCGCTCGAGGCCCTCCGCTGCGGAGAGAAGCGCGAAGGCGCAACGGAACGGGGCCTCATGGTTCCCCCACTCCCAGAGCTCTCGCGCCACCTCGCCAACTCCTGCGCGTGCAGTCACCGGGTCCGGATGGAGGACGGCGACGCGTCCGGCCATCGTCTCGTATCGCCCGGAGACCCGAGAAGTCCCCAGCGCAGACGTGGACCTGCTTCACGCATCCCCGCGCGGGCGCCAGCGGAGAGCAGCCCTCCGCGGGGGCGAGCTCCCCGCCCGGGAGCACAAGGTTGAAGGCCGAAACGCTGCCTCAAGCAGGTGCGCAGGAGGCGAGCGCGGGGCATGAGGCAGCGGCGAGGAAGGAGCGGGTGAAGGAGAGGACACCGCGAGTGGACTTTCGCCGAGTTGCTCAGGAGGACGTTCGACTTCGACGTGTTCGTATCCGTCCGGCCAAGGACGTGCTGAGAGACGTTGAGTAAGGAGTCGGCGCCGTGGACCCTGGCGTGCATGTCGAAGCCGGAATGGTGGCGGGTTGCTGAGGCCTTCGAGGCGAGCGGACTGACGCAGAAGGATTTCTCCGCGCAGCGAGGCGTGCGGCTGAGCACGCTGCAGTCGTGGGTGTATCGGCGGCGACGTCAGCAGACTGGGAAAGCTGAGACGGTGCGCCTGCTGCCGGTGGAGGTGGCTGGCGTGTCGCAGCCGAGCACGGCGCTGCTGGAGGTGGAGCTGGCCAGCGGTGCGCGCCTGCGATTCGCCTCCGGCACCGACGTGGAGTACGTGGCCCGCCTCGTCGCGGCGCTGGGGCGGTGAGGAATGTTTGCCCTGCCTGCCTCGGTGCGCGTGGTGCTGGCGACTGGGCCGGTGGACATGCGCAAGTCGATAGACGGCCTCATGGCGCTGGTGCGCGCCGAGTGGGGCGAGGACGTCTACTCGGGCCACCTCTTCGCCTTCGTCTCGCGCAAGGGCGACAGAGTCAAAGTGCTGACGTGGAGCCGGGGCGGTTTCGTGCTGCTGTACAAGCGACTGGAGACGGGGAGATTCCGGCTGCCGCCGGTGGACGCTGGCGCGCAGACGGTGCACCTGGACGCGACGCAGTTGGCGATGCTGCTGGACGGCATTGACCTGGCCCAGGTGCGGCGTCAGCCCGCCTGGATGCCTCCCGGGCGCACGGGCACCTGACAGGCCTGGCCCGGGACGAGGTGCGGCGGCGGCGGTTTGAGGCGGAGTGCCGCGTCAGTTACCTCAAGACCACTTCTGCCCCTGGCGCGAGGAGGCGGAGGAACTCAAGGAGCGCCTGACGTCGCTGGAAGCGAAGATGGCGACGCCGCGAAGAAGAAGCGCCAGCAGCGGGCGGCCCGGAACGCCGAGGAGGCCCCGGCGCGAGAGATTCGCCACGCGGTGCCAGCCGAGGAGCGCCACTGCCCGGCGTGCGGCGGCGAGGACTTACAGTCGCTGGGCAAGGGCCGTGCTTCGGTGCTGTACGAATACGTGCCGGCGCGCTTCGAGAAGCAGGTGCACGTGCAGGAAGTGCTGGCGTGCGCGTGCGGCCGGGGCGTCGTCACCGCCCCACCTCCGGCGCGGGTGGTGGACAGGGGCGAGTACGGCCCGGGCTTCATTGCCCACGTGGTGACATCGAAGTGCGCGGACGCCATGCCACTGCAGCGGGTGGAGAGAAGCGGCGTACCCATGAGCCGAAGCACGCTGACGGACCTCTACCACCAGGCCGCCTCAGTGCTGCTGCCTCTCTCCCAGCACCTCTTGCAATGCATTGCCGCCGCGGACGTGGTGTGGGCCGACGAGACGCCGCTGCGCGTGCTGGACGTGAAGAAGACGAAGCTGGGCTACCTCTGGACTTTCCTCACCCTGAATGACGCGGGCGAGTGGCTCATCGGCTACCGCTTCAGCATGGGCCGCACCAGCAAGACGCCCAAGGAAGTCCTGGGCGGCGCCGAGGGCGCGCTCGTGGTGGACGCATACACCGGCTACAACGCGGTGACGCTGCCAAAGGGCCGGGTACGCGTCGGGTGCTGGGCCCACGTGCGTCGCCGCTTCTTCGACGCGCTGGCCACCGCGCCCGAGGCGCGTGAGGCCTTGGACTTCATCCTCGAGCTCTACCGGGTGGAGGCCCAGGCGAGAGGCGCGGACGTGGTGCGTACCGCTGCCCACCGCGAGCTGCGCCAGCAGCACAGCGCTCCCGTCCTCACGCGACTGCACGTCTGGCTTGAAATGCAGGCGCCGCGTCACCCGCCCAAGAGTCCGCTGGGCCAGGCCATTTCCTACGCGGTGAAGCAGTGGGAGGCCCTCACGCGCTTCGTGGAGAATGAGCGACTTCCTCTCGACAACAACCGCTCGGAATCGGCGCTGCGGAAGGCGGCTCTGGGCCGTAAGAACTTTCTCTTCGTCGGCCACGAGGTCGCGGGTGAAAACCTCGCGGGCCTCTACGCACTGGTGGCCACCTGCGAGGCCAACCAGGTCAACCCCGAGGAGTATCTGGCCGACGTGCTGCTGCGGGTGCAGACGCATCCCAACTCCCGCATCGGTGAGCTGCTACCCCACGAGTGGAAACGTCGACGCGTCGCCGAGCCACCTGACTCAGCCCTGCAGTCCAGTCCCTGAACTCCTCGCTCCTCGCGGCGCTCGCCGAACACGGCCTACGGCCGCCTGCAACCGTGCGCGCCACGTCCTTGGCCGGACGGTTACGAACTGACGCACCTGGTCCTGGTTGGCGTCACCCATGGTTGGCCTCGCAGTAGTCGCGGAGCGCCTCGGCGTCCGCCAGCGCGTTGTGCGGCACCCGGCTGGTGCTCGCCGTGTTGAAGCCCGGCAGGCGCTGGAACTTCATGTCGAAGTCTGGCACCGGCTGCATGCGCCCCGGGCCGGTGATGAGCAACGCCAAGAGGTGCTCGAAATCGGTCGGCCAGTCCGCGACGACGACCATGTGCCCCACCGCTCGTTCCCGCATGAACGTCGCCAGCTTCCGCGACGCAAGCTCGCGCGAGACGACCTCGCTGCCGAGGTGGGGGACAACGTGCGTCTCCACCCACGGGTCGGTCTGTCCCACCCACTCGACCGCGACGTAGAACGACTCCAGGGCGGGGTCGGCCGGCACGAGCGCGAGGGACATCAGCTCGCCGCCGAAGCGGGTGTACTCGGCGTCCAGGTAGTAGCGCATCACGGTTTCCTCGTGTTGGTACTGCGATAACTGGCAGCGGTAGCCAGTGCTCGGACACTGGTGGCGCCGCGACGCTTCTCCGCGCGGACGTCCTGGACGGTGCGCACGACGGTGCCGTCCAGCGCCGCGAGCGCCTCCTCGGGGGTGGTGGCGATGGCGATGGTGAGCCCCGCGGCGCTGAGTTGGGCGTGGAGCTCAACCTGGGCTGGCTTCATCCTCCCGCCTTTCGCCGCTTTCACCTCGATGAACACCACGCGGCCGCCGCGGACACACAGCAGGTCCGGCAGCCCGGCGCCGTTGAGGCGGAGGACGAACCACCCGGCCAGTCGGATGCGCTCGACGATGGGGCCCTCGTTGGCGTCCCGGGCGAGGGCGTAGCGGTTGCACCGACTCACGTCAGCCTCCAGTCGCCGCGTGCGGCCACCACCTGACGCACCCGGGCGCGCAGATCGGCCGGGGGCAGCACCTTAATCAGCCGGGCCAGGAGTCGCCCCTTGCTGGCGGAGCGGACGCCTCGCGCCGCGCCAACCGTCTCCAGCAGGTCCAGCATCTCTGGGCGCCACAGCAGGCGCACCGTCGCGCCGGGGCTCGGGCTCGGGTTGTCGAGCGCCGGGCGGACATCCTCGAGGACGAGGCCTCCGCCCTCGGCGCGGGCCAGCACCACG from Myxococcus xanthus encodes the following:
- a CDS encoding TolB family protein; protein product: MGGGPWLLQVRKQDLWVRTPAGDSEYALTRTGRVVATRPYGNGLGWSGVAISPDGRQVAYVERPEAQEHASPGRWALLWIVNSDGSGRRMLLDLREHALTPGPFRAGPILWSSDGARIAFSLESFARTGPESRPCPLAEVHTVEVGSGKVERLFESPTHGMLTPRGWSAQGTVSFSLLSCEATAEVGKDGRFFEFEPGRGIRDTHARGAVSSDGVHTLLLPSTPEAGVPTALLDGRKVDAPSEVDTRLLRHVAWMQHQPVAYLTTYSGQPRSCTFDRVPAPALFQANFDASRPGIEPRTGLGGLMVVAFSPDDAHVLAATVLLRSQASEVCWPDTFDSLLVMERVQMENSPTLTALSASSIRLDVPASQMGPELQGFVGWVR
- a CDS encoding transposase yields the protein MHANDRQGLERRCRYGARGALALERLSRAEDGRIASRMKRPLPDGTTHLVTASFIQNPHAPPDTSCLAAMSPVPFDDRGAARIYFGAAFTSVWDNPAAP
- a CDS encoding flavin-containing monooxygenase, coding for MALRVAIIGAGPSGLAQLRAFESAARKGAEIPEIVCFEKQEDWGGLWNYTWRTGLGRYGEPVHGSMYRHLWSNGPKEALEFADYSFDEHFGRPIPSYPPREVLYDYIRGRVEKCDVRKYIQFNTIVRWLSWSEETRKFTVVVDDLAKREVREESFDRVVNATGHFSTPNVPFFEGIDSFPGRVLHAHDFRGAEEFAGKNLLLIGSSYSAEDIGVQCHKLGVKSVTISYRSAPMGFRWPKGMKEVPLVKRFEGNRAHFADGTSATLDAVILCTGYQHKYRFLPNALRLESHNRLYPPGLYKGVFWQGQPELAYLGMQDQYYTFNMFDAQAWLVRDVIMGCTALPSAEEREADIAAWVEREEGIQDSFGAVDFQTAYIRDLLDRTDYPGFSVEKVAELLKQWLRDKQEDILGYRDRTFTSLVTGTRATPHRRKWMDELDDSAENFLAEAPVLRAG
- the tnpA gene encoding IS66 family insertion sequence element accessory protein TnpA, whose amino-acid sequence is MSKPEWWRVAEAFEASGLTQKDFSAQRGVRLSTLQSWVYRRRRQQTGKAETVRLLPVEVAGVSQPSTALLEVELASGARLRFASGTDVEYVARLVAALGR
- the tnpB gene encoding IS66 family insertion sequence element accessory protein TnpB (TnpB, as the term is used for proteins encoded by IS66 family insertion elements, is considered an accessory protein, since TnpC, encoded by a neighboring gene, is a DDE family transposase.) — its product is MFALPASVRVVLATGPVDMRKSIDGLMALVRAEWGEDVYSGHLFAFVSRKGDRVKVLTWSRGGFVLLYKRLETGRFRLPPVDAGAQTVHLDATQLAMLLDGIDLAQVRRQPAWMPPGRTGT
- a CDS encoding VRR-NUC domain-containing protein; this translates as MSRCNRYALARDANEGPIVERIRLAGWFVLRLNGAGLPDLLCVRGGRVVFIEVKAAKGGRMKPAQVELHAQLSAAGLTIAIATTPEEALAALDGTVVRTVQDVRAEKRRGATSVRALATAASYRSTNTRKP